The following are encoded together in the Xanthomonas sacchari genome:
- the bamB gene encoding outer membrane protein assembly factor BamB, with product MKVVMFKRVATVALLGLALSGCSTVKGWFAGKDAAAKKAAEPAELVKFTPSVKVVKLWSTDAGKGERLIGVRQRPVVADGKVYAAATSGTVYALDLQTGKTIWEYDAKQARKQQLSQAEDQPKSQVESESGKNLSKDERAAYKQRLRNEKQQAKERKRLEKKRPLPRFAGGPGVGDGLVVVGALDGAVIALDAANGTEKWRAKVPNEVIAAPVIAQNMVFVRSNDGRTTAFDAATGQQRWFNAQELPSLTVRGNAPVVAGPGVLFIGNDDGTLAALAMQDGRVLWEQTIGVPEGRTELERMADVDGAPVLDGTTLYATSFKNQTVALEGPSGRPLWNRDHGGAGGVGVSSGNVVVADNAGTVWALDKASGSAMWSQPGLARRSLTGVAIQGDYAVVGDYKGYLHWLRLDNGEFAARERVGRKPLVAQPVVADGILLMQNTKGDLTAFRLGQ from the coding sequence ATGAAGGTAGTCATGTTCAAGCGTGTCGCCACCGTGGCCCTGCTGGGTCTGGCGCTGTCTGGCTGCAGCACCGTCAAGGGCTGGTTCGCGGGCAAGGATGCGGCCGCCAAGAAGGCCGCCGAGCCGGCCGAACTGGTCAAGTTCACCCCGTCGGTGAAGGTGGTGAAGCTGTGGTCCACCGACGCCGGCAAGGGCGAGCGCCTGATCGGCGTGCGCCAGCGCCCTGTGGTGGCCGACGGCAAGGTGTATGCGGCCGCGACCTCCGGCACGGTGTACGCGCTGGATCTGCAGACCGGCAAGACCATTTGGGAATACGACGCCAAGCAGGCGCGCAAGCAGCAGCTGTCGCAGGCCGAGGACCAGCCGAAGAGCCAGGTCGAGAGCGAGTCCGGCAAGAACCTGTCCAAGGACGAGCGTGCCGCCTACAAGCAGCGCCTGCGCAACGAAAAGCAGCAGGCCAAGGAACGCAAGCGGCTCGAGAAGAAGCGTCCGCTGCCGCGTTTCGCCGGCGGCCCCGGCGTGGGCGACGGCCTGGTGGTGGTCGGTGCGCTGGATGGCGCCGTGATCGCGCTCGATGCCGCCAACGGCACCGAGAAGTGGCGCGCCAAGGTGCCCAACGAAGTGATCGCCGCGCCGGTGATCGCGCAGAACATGGTGTTCGTGCGCAGCAATGATGGCCGCACCACGGCGTTCGATGCGGCCACCGGCCAGCAGCGCTGGTTCAATGCGCAGGAACTGCCGAGCCTGACCGTGCGCGGCAACGCGCCGGTGGTGGCGGGTCCGGGCGTGCTGTTCATCGGCAACGACGACGGCACCCTGGCCGCGCTGGCGATGCAGGACGGCCGCGTACTGTGGGAGCAGACCATCGGCGTGCCGGAAGGCCGCACCGAACTGGAGCGCATGGCCGACGTCGACGGCGCGCCGGTGCTCGACGGCACCACGCTGTATGCGACCAGTTTCAAGAACCAGACCGTGGCGCTGGAAGGCCCGAGCGGCCGCCCGCTGTGGAACCGCGATCATGGCGGCGCCGGCGGTGTCGGCGTGAGTTCCGGCAACGTGGTGGTGGCCGACAACGCCGGCACCGTGTGGGCGCTGGACAAGGCCTCCGGATCGGCGATGTGGTCGCAGCCGGGGCTGGCGCGCCGCTCGCTGACCGGCGTGGCGATCCAGGGCGATTACGCCGTGGTCGGCGACTACAAGGGCTATCTGCACTGGCTCCGGCTCGACAACGGCGAGTTCGCCGCGCGCGAGCGGGTCGGGCGCAAGCCGCTGGTGGCGCAGCCGGTGGTCGCGGATGGAATCCTGCTGATGCAGAACACGAAAGGCGACCTGACCGCGTTCCGGTTGGGTCAATAA
- a CDS encoding tetratricopeptide repeat protein — protein MAIDDLLDEHEQSERVRTWLRKNGAGLIGGIVLGLGAIIGWQWWTKQRSNDLAQANTRYEAVLKSIQANQLDKAAKDMAELQQGSTNIYAELAALRLAKAQVDAGKSDAALTTLRALKADGEMKVLVDHRVARLLISGGKPQDALALVASATDSQGLEIRGDALIAQGKRDAARDAYAKALTSLDVASPQRRVVETKLMDAGGSVPNAAEPI, from the coding sequence ATGGCGATTGACGACCTGCTCGACGAGCACGAACAAAGCGAACGCGTCCGCACTTGGCTCAGGAAGAACGGCGCCGGCCTGATCGGCGGCATCGTCCTTGGCCTTGGCGCGATCATCGGCTGGCAGTGGTGGACCAAGCAGCGGTCCAACGATCTGGCCCAGGCCAACACCCGCTACGAAGCGGTGCTCAAGAGCATCCAGGCCAATCAACTGGACAAGGCGGCCAAGGACATGGCCGAACTGCAGCAGGGCTCGACCAACATCTACGCCGAACTGGCGGCGCTGCGCCTGGCCAAGGCGCAGGTCGATGCCGGTAAGTCCGATGCCGCGTTGACCACGCTGCGCGCGCTCAAGGCCGACGGCGAAATGAAGGTGCTGGTCGACCATCGTGTGGCGCGGTTGCTGATTTCCGGCGGCAAGCCGCAGGACGCGCTGGCGCTGGTGGCCTCGGCCACCGATTCGCAGGGTCTGGAGATTCGCGGCGATGCGCTGATCGCGCAGGGCAAGCGCGACGCGGCGCGCGATGCGTATGCCAAGGCGCTGACCAGTTTGGACGTGGCCTCGCCGCAGCGGCGCGTGGTCGAAACGAAATTGATGGATGCGGGCGGCAGCGTGCCGAATGCCGCGGAGCCGATCTGA
- a CDS encoding RodZ domain-containing protein — MISDSNPNAFDGAKGCGQQLREAREAAGLSIDDVGSRLRMPVHVVQALESEQWQRLGAPVFVRGQLRSYARLLGVDLEPLLQTAQIAPVQPVELISHTHTPPLRRMLESATRRMVYVVITAGLAVPVWYATRSHFADDNGPSTASLDVVPGTPGTTPAATATPANGAAAAAPAAPAPARPAPSAAPYIASLTPMPRPAAEPEKNALSLSFQGDSWVQILAPDGTPVEKALLKAGETRTYAPGQVGRVVLGNASAVQVQQSGSTVDLTPFRRANVARFAVSSDGSVVPASE; from the coding sequence GTGATCAGTGATTCCAATCCGAACGCTTTCGATGGCGCCAAAGGCTGCGGGCAACAGCTCCGCGAAGCGCGCGAAGCGGCCGGCCTGAGCATCGACGACGTCGGCAGCCGACTGCGCATGCCGGTGCATGTGGTGCAGGCACTCGAGTCGGAGCAGTGGCAGCGCCTCGGCGCGCCGGTGTTCGTCCGCGGGCAGCTGCGCAGCTATGCGCGCCTGCTCGGCGTCGATCTGGAGCCGTTGCTGCAGACCGCGCAGATCGCGCCGGTGCAGCCGGTCGAATTGATCAGTCACACGCATACCCCGCCGCTGCGGCGCATGCTCGAAAGCGCCACCAGGCGCATGGTCTACGTGGTCATCACCGCCGGACTGGCGGTGCCGGTGTGGTACGCCACCCGCAGCCATTTCGCCGACGACAACGGCCCCAGCACCGCGTCGCTGGATGTGGTGCCGGGCACGCCCGGTACAACCCCGGCGGCAACGGCGACGCCGGCAAATGGCGCCGCTGCGGCCGCACCGGCCGCGCCGGCGCCCGCACGCCCTGCACCGAGCGCCGCGCCGTACATCGCGTCGCTGACGCCGATGCCGCGTCCGGCCGCAGAGCCGGAGAAGAACGCCCTGAGCCTGTCGTTCCAGGGCGACAGTTGGGTGCAGATCCTTGCTCCTGACGGCACGCCGGTGGAAAAAGCCCTGCTGAAGGCGGGCGAGACCCGCACCTATGCGCCGGGCCAGGTCGGGCGCGTGGTGCTGGGCAATGCCTCCGCGGTCCAGGTTCAGCAATCCGGGAGTACCGTGGATCTGACCCCGTTCAGGCGCGCGAACGTGGCGCGCTTTGCGGTATCCTCTGACGGTTCCGTGGTGCCCGCCTCCGAGTGA
- the pilW gene encoding type IV pilus biogenesis/stability protein PilW yields the protein MLAIAVLACPGCNWIAAKTGTVRTSEQVQPQYSFRDNRAVKARVALQEQLGLAANGLASGDLEAAQTHARKALALDPQSVDALTVLAVLADRRGDATTAGGYYRKAAELAPSNGATLNNYGAWLCANGSPAESLAWFDRALALQDYATPASALANAGGCALQVGQRERGERDLRKALDLDPDNAYALEAMARNEVAQGRFFEARAFAERRLAAAPATASVLQLAIQIEQRLGDKAAAGRYQQRLRKEFPDAATTTPGASAL from the coding sequence ATGCTGGCGATCGCAGTGCTGGCCTGTCCGGGCTGCAACTGGATCGCGGCCAAGACCGGCACGGTGCGCACCAGCGAGCAGGTGCAACCGCAGTATTCCTTCCGCGACAACCGTGCGGTGAAGGCGCGGGTGGCCTTGCAGGAACAGTTGGGTCTGGCCGCCAACGGGCTTGCCTCCGGCGACCTGGAGGCCGCGCAGACGCATGCGCGCAAGGCGCTGGCGCTGGATCCGCAATCGGTGGACGCGCTGACCGTGCTGGCGGTGCTCGCCGATCGCCGCGGCGACGCCACGACCGCCGGCGGGTACTACCGCAAGGCTGCGGAACTGGCGCCGAGCAACGGTGCGACCTTGAACAACTACGGTGCCTGGCTGTGTGCGAATGGGTCGCCGGCCGAGTCGCTGGCCTGGTTCGACCGTGCGCTCGCGCTGCAGGACTACGCCACGCCGGCTTCGGCGCTGGCCAACGCCGGCGGCTGCGCCTTGCAGGTCGGCCAGCGCGAGCGCGGCGAACGCGACCTGCGCAAGGCGCTGGATCTGGATCCTGACAACGCGTACGCGCTTGAGGCGATGGCCCGCAACGAGGTCGCGCAAGGGCGCTTTTTCGAGGCGCGCGCCTTCGCCGAGCGGCGTCTGGCGGCTGCGCCTGCCACCGCTTCCGTGTTACAACTTGCTATTCAGATTGAGCAAAGGCTGGGCGACAAGGCTGCCGCCGGCCGTTACCAACAGCGGTTGCGCAAGGAGTTTCCCGACGCCGCGACCACGACACCCGGGGCTAGTGCATTGTGA
- the rlmN gene encoding 23S rRNA (adenine(2503)-C(2))-methyltransferase RlmN, which translates to MAIADPVRTGAAAKQNLLDLDREGLERFFAETLGEARYRAHQVMKWIHHRYVTDFDQMTDLGKALRAKLQQHAEVVVPNIVFDKPSADGTHKWLLAMGVDGKNAIETVYIPDKTRGTLCVSSQVGCGLNCTFCSTATQGFNRNLSTAEIIGQVWVAARHLGNVPHQMRRLTNVVMMGMGEPLMNFDNVVRAMSVMRDDLGYGLANKRVTLSTSGLVPQIDRLSSESDVSLAVSLHAPNDALRETLVPLNKKYPIAELMAACARYLRANKRRESVTFEYTLMKGINDQPEHARQLARLMRQFDNAVQASNAGKVNLIPFNPFPGTRYERSGETEIRAFQKILLDAQVLTMVRRTRGDDIDAACGQLKGQVMDRTRRQAEFKRELQTRADRDAAA; encoded by the coding sequence TTGGCCATCGCCGATCCCGTGCGGACCGGCGCGGCGGCCAAGCAGAATCTGCTCGACCTCGATCGCGAGGGGCTGGAGCGTTTCTTCGCCGAGACCCTCGGCGAAGCGCGCTACCGTGCCCACCAGGTGATGAAGTGGATCCACCACCGTTACGTCACCGACTTCGACCAGATGACCGACCTCGGCAAGGCGCTGCGCGCCAAGCTGCAGCAGCATGCCGAGGTCGTCGTTCCCAACATCGTGTTCGACAAGCCCTCCGCCGACGGCACCCACAAGTGGCTGCTGGCGATGGGCGTGGACGGCAAGAACGCGATCGAGACCGTGTACATCCCCGACAAGACCCGCGGCACGCTGTGCGTGTCCTCGCAGGTCGGTTGCGGCCTCAACTGCACGTTCTGCTCCACCGCCACCCAGGGCTTCAACCGCAACCTCTCCACTGCCGAGATCATCGGCCAGGTGTGGGTGGCGGCGCGGCATCTGGGCAACGTGCCGCACCAGATGCGCCGCCTCACCAATGTGGTGATGATGGGCATGGGCGAGCCGCTGATGAATTTCGACAACGTCGTGCGCGCGATGAGCGTGATGCGCGACGACCTGGGCTACGGCCTGGCCAACAAGCGCGTGACCCTGTCCACCTCGGGTCTGGTGCCGCAGATCGACCGCCTGTCCAGCGAAAGCGACGTGTCGCTGGCGGTGTCGCTGCATGCGCCCAACGATGCGCTGCGCGAGACCCTGGTCCCGCTCAACAAGAAGTACCCGATCGCCGAGCTGATGGCGGCCTGTGCGCGCTACCTGCGCGCCAACAAGCGCCGCGAGTCGGTGACCTTCGAATACACCCTGATGAAGGGGATCAACGACCAGCCCGAGCACGCGCGGCAACTGGCGCGGCTGATGCGCCAGTTCGACAACGCCGTGCAGGCGTCGAATGCCGGCAAGGTCAACCTGATCCCGTTCAATCCGTTCCCCGGCACGCGCTACGAGCGCTCCGGGGAGACCGAGATCCGCGCGTTCCAGAAGATCCTGCTGGACGCGCAGGTGCTGACCATGGTGCGGCGCACGCGCGGCGACGACATCGATGCGGCCTGCGGGCAGCTCAAGGGGCAGGTCATGGACCGCACCCGTCGACAGGCCGAGTTCAAGCGCGAATTGCAGACGCGAGCGGATCGGGATGCGGCGGCGTAG
- the ndk gene encoding nucleoside-diphosphate kinase: MALERTLSIIKPDAVAKNVIGEIYSRFEKAGLKVVAAKYKQLSRREAEGFYAVHRERPFFNALVEFMISGPVMIQALEGENAVAAHRDLLGATNPKDAAPGTIRADFADSIDANAAHGSDSVENAANEVAYFFAATEVVSR, from the coding sequence ATGGCGCTGGAGCGCACCCTGTCCATCATCAAGCCCGATGCCGTCGCCAAGAACGTCATCGGCGAAATCTACTCGCGCTTCGAGAAGGCCGGCCTGAAGGTCGTGGCCGCCAAGTACAAGCAGCTGTCGCGCCGCGAGGCCGAGGGCTTCTACGCTGTGCACCGCGAGCGTCCGTTCTTCAACGCGCTGGTCGAGTTCATGATCTCCGGCCCGGTGATGATCCAGGCGCTGGAAGGCGAGAACGCCGTGGCCGCGCACCGCGACCTGCTGGGCGCCACCAACCCGAAGGACGCTGCGCCTGGCACCATCCGCGCCGACTTCGCCGATTCGATCGACGCCAACGCCGCGCACGGCTCGGATTCGGTCGAGAACGCCGCCAACGAAGTGGCGTATTTCTTCGCTGCCACCGAAGTGGTTTCGCGCTAA